From Acropora muricata isolate sample 2 chromosome 14, ASM3666990v1, whole genome shotgun sequence, one genomic window encodes:
- the LOC136899270 gene encoding uncharacterized protein, with amino-acid sequence MEVLMVVFEHVSSHVTRQTQSLNRFQEFIIVLIKLRLNAPLQDLAYRFVVSVSTISRMFSHWIVAMDTRLFRFMYWPDRDHLWKTMPQCFQYAFGKKTTVVIDCFEVFIERPSNLLARTQTFFSYKHHNTIKILVGITPQGTISYVSETWGGRVSDKFITENCGFLDKLIPGDMVMADRGFTITESVGLRNAKLVIPAFTKGKSQLDPVDVEQTRGIANVRIHVERVIGLLRRKFTILEGTLPTDFLICNHENSDRRTALVDHMIRVCAALVNFCPPIVPFAID; translated from the coding sequence ATGGAAGTACTAATGGTTGTTTTCGAGCACGTCTCCTCGCATGTTACACGGCAAACACAGTCGCTCAACAGGTTTCAAGAGTTCATCATTGTACTTATCAAACTAAGACTAAATGCACCGTTGCAGGATCTTGCATACCGGTTTGTTGTTTCAGTGTCAACAATTTCCAGAATGTTTTCCCACTGGATTGTTGCGATGGACACAAGGTTATTTCGCTTTATGTACTGGCCAGACAGGGACCATCTGTGGAAAACAATGCCCCAGTGCTTCCAGTATGCATTCGGAAAGAAAACAACTGTTGTGATCGACTGCTTTGAAGTGTTTATCGAGAGGCCTTCAAACTTGCTAGCCAGGACACAGACATTTTTCAGTTACAAACATCACAACACAATAAAAATTCTGGTAGGGATAACACCACAAGGAACTATTTCATATGTGTCTGAAACATGGGGAGGTCGTGTCTCAGATAAATTTATAACTGAGAACTGTGGCTTCCTGGACAAGTTGATTCCAGGAGATATGGTGATGGCAGACCGGGGATTCACTATCACCGAGAGTGTTGGTCTGAGAAATGCTAAACTGGTTATACCAGCTTTCACAAAGGGTAAATCTCAGCTTGACCCGGTGGATGTTGAGCAGACAAGAGGCATTGCGAATGTTAGAATTCATGTTGAACGTGTCATTGGACTGCTTAGAAGGAAATTTACAATCTTGGAAGGTACCTTACCAACTGACTTTCTTATATGTAATCATGAAAACTCTGACAGGCGCACTGCATTGGTGGATCATATGATTAGAGTTTGTGCAGCTCTTGTTAATTTTTGTCCTCCAATTGTGCCATTTGCAATTGATTAA